The genomic segment CCAGATGAACGATCTATGGAAAAAAATGGGCAAAGGAGCTGGCCGTAAAAGGTTCCAGATGCCCAAGTTCAAGGGGTTCAGCGGTTTCTCATAGCTGGTAACCTAGCAACCTAAATAAGGTCTTTTATTCATGGTAAGCATTCAAAACACAACTCTCTCTCCTTGTTGTTTAATGCTTCAGCTCTGACCTCCACTCTTTTGTCAAATAAAAAGCCTCAATCAAATATTTTTTAAACCCTTAAGGCACCAAAAAAAGCAAAGAATAATTGATTTTGATAGGAGTTTGGGTTAAATCTACTAAGTTACCAGCTATGAGCGGTTTCTTCAACTGAAAGGCATAAAACCAATAATTGGTTATGTGACTTATTGAAAATCAGGAGGTGTTCTTCACATGGCAGTAAGAATTCGTCTCGCCCGTCATGGGCGGAAAAAGGCTCCTTTCTATCGTCTTGTTGTGGCGGACTCGAGAAGTCCAAGGGATGGTCGTTACATAGAGCAGCTGGGTACCTACAATCCTATGACCGATCCATCGGAGATCAACGTCGACATGGAAAAAGCTCTGGCTTGGCTTTCCAAAGGTGCCCTTCCTTCCGATACCGCGAAAGGCCTTCTCAAAAAGGCTGGCGTATGGGAGAAGTTCGTAGAGATAAAGGGCAAGGCCGAGTAATATGGCCGATTACGGCGCACTGGTCGAATACGTCGCTCGTTCGCTGGTCTCAAAACCGGAGGATGTTCGGGTGTCGTCGAGTGAGGCCGGTGACGGAACGGTAAAGGTTCTGATCGACGTCGATCAGTCCGATATCGGGAGAATGATAGGACGAAGAGGGGCGACTATAAACGCTATCCGTCAGGTTGTCAGGGCAGCTGCCGTCAAGTCTGGAGACAGGGTTGACGTAGATGTCCTGGAGGATCGGGAGGGGTAGCTGTGGCCAGTGAAGATCTGGTCGATATAGGCAGAGTCGTCGCTCCCCACGGTGTCAAGGGAGAGTTTCGTATATCTCCCCTTACCGATTTCCCCGAACGCTTTCGTTCCATGGAGACCTTGCGTCTTTACGACGATAGCGGAAATTTTAGGATGGAGCTTCCGATTTCCTCCGTTAGAATCAGACCTGATAAAGGGGACGTATTAATTAGATCGGAGAGAGCATCGGACAGGGATTTTGCCGAGTCTCTAAAGGGGCTGCTCGTAAAGGTCCATCTAGACGAGAGATTTTCTCTCTCCGAGGATGAGTACTGGATCGACGATCTAATAGGCATGGCGGTCGTCGACCGTGTGTCAGGGAACTCTCTAGGAGAGATCTGTGACGTTTTGGTGACCGGCGGATCGGATGTTTACGCGATCAGACGGCCTAACGGCCGAACTTTTATGGTCCCAGCGGTGGCGGATTACGTTTTTTCCGTGGACGTAGAGGCCTCGGTGATGGTGGTGCAGGGAGTTCAGGAGCTAATGGAGCTGTGAAGATAACCGTCCTCACCGCTTTCCCAGAGTTCTTTCGCTCCTTTCTTGAGACCAGCATAGTAGGTAAAGCCGTCGAGAGAGGTCTTTTAGAGGTCTCCGTCGTCGATTTAAGGGGATACGGAGAGGGAGACTACCGTCGTATAGATGACTATTCCTTCGGCGGAAACGGTGGAATGGTCCTTATGGCGGAGCCCTTAACCAAGGCCCTGGAGGATCTGAACGATCCCTCCTACGTCGTCTACCCCAGTCCTCAAGGTGTCACCTTGACCCAGGAGATCGTTGAGTCCATCTCGACTAAAGATCACCTAGTCATAGTTTGTGGCCATTACGAAGGTGTGGACGAGCGTTTTGTGGGTTCTAAGGTCGATATGGAGCTTTCCATCGGAGACTACGTTCTCACAGGAGGAGAGCTACCGGCGATGGTGGTGATCGACTCGGTCTCCAGGCTTATTCCCGGTGTCGTAGGGAAAGGTCGGGCGGTCGTGGAGGACTCTTTTTATCGAGGTATGCTCGATAATCCCCACTTTACCAGACCTGCTGAGTGGAGAGACATGAAGGTGCCGCCGGTGCTCTTATCGGGCAACGAT from the Dethiosulfovibrio salsuginis genome contains:
- the rpsP gene encoding 30S ribosomal protein S16, giving the protein MAVRIRLARHGRKKAPFYRLVVADSRSPRDGRYIEQLGTYNPMTDPSEINVDMEKALAWLSKGALPSDTAKGLLKKAGVWEKFVEIKGKAE
- a CDS encoding KH domain-containing protein, translating into MADYGALVEYVARSLVSKPEDVRVSSSEAGDGTVKVLIDVDQSDIGRMIGRRGATINAIRQVVRAAAVKSGDRVDVDVLEDREG
- the rimM gene encoding ribosome maturation factor RimM (Essential for efficient processing of 16S rRNA): MASEDLVDIGRVVAPHGVKGEFRISPLTDFPERFRSMETLRLYDDSGNFRMELPISSVRIRPDKGDVLIRSERASDRDFAESLKGLLVKVHLDERFSLSEDEYWIDDLIGMAVVDRVSGNSLGEICDVLVTGGSDVYAIRRPNGRTFMVPAVADYVFSVDVEASVMVVQGVQELMEL
- the trmD gene encoding tRNA (guanosine(37)-N1)-methyltransferase TrmD, which translates into the protein MKITVLTAFPEFFRSFLETSIVGKAVERGLLEVSVVDLRGYGEGDYRRIDDYSFGGNGGMVLMAEPLTKALEDLNDPSYVVYPSPQGVTLTQEIVESISTKDHLVIVCGHYEGVDERFVGSKVDMELSIGDYVLTGGELPAMVVIDSVSRLIPGVVGKGRAVVEDSFYRGMLDNPHFTRPAEWRDMKVPPVLLSGNDKEIELWRRRESVSRTLTRRPDLMARASLRDYLEKGYYVLWSPPDKIDPSALRTIVDGCVSYGVSKLLIPVVDGIRRDSLRALVSELKVDSTVKLFPSYQRGLEWIAKKEKATPFSVSMGKGKGEASLSWIEVKMEFLSRRCPGVFVFGDFVEGDVVMRPVAGDDRDRSALPVQNAVSVVLDRFFGWR